The Canis lupus familiaris isolate Mischka breed German Shepherd chromosome X, alternate assembly UU_Cfam_GSD_1.0, whole genome shotgun sequence genome has a segment encoding these proteins:
- the IGSF1 gene encoding immunoglobulin superfamily member 1 isoform X2 — MTLNRLGERAAMLWTFTVLLFCIRLSLGMTSIGLYRCCYWKETGWSEPSKVLELEAPGQLPKPIFWIQAETYPLTGCNVNILCHGWLQDLVFMLFKEGYAEPVDYQIPTGTVAIFSIANMTPESEGVYICRTHIQMLPTLWSEPSNPLKLIVAGLYPKPTLTAYPGPIMAPGESLNLRCQAPIYGMTFALIRLEDLKKSFYRKRPIKNEAYFFFRALKIHDAGHYLCFYYDESYRGSLLSDILKIWVTDTFPKTWLLAQPSPVVQMGQNVSLWCRGPVDGVGLALYKKGEDKPLQLLDTTSIDDNESFFLNNVTYSDAGIYSCHYLLSWKTSIRMTSHNTVELVVVDKPPKPSLSAWPSTMFKLRKAITLQHRVPHPVLEFSLEWEERATFQKFLVDGDFIISNAEGKGTETYSCSYRIEAHPNIWSDRSEPLKLMGPAGFLTWNYILNEAIRLSLIMQLVALLLVVLWIRWKCRRLRIREAWLLGTAQGVTMLFIVTALLCCGLCNGVLTEETEIIMPTPKPELWAETNFPLAPWKNLTLWCRSPSGSTKEFVLLKDGTGWIATRPASEQVRAAFPLGALTQSHTGSYHCHSWEEMAVSEPSEALELVGTDILPKPVISASPPIRGQKLQIRCKGWLAGMEFVLYKEGVQEPVQQLHAVGREAFFTIQRMEDKDEGNYSCRTHTEKRPFKWSEPSEPMELVIKEMYPKPFFKTWASPVVTPGARVTFNCSTPQQHMSFILYKDGSEIASSDRSWASPGASAAHFLIISVGTGDGGNYSCRYYDFAIWSEPSDPVELVVTEFYPKPTLLAHPGPVVLPGKNVTLRCQGAFQGMRFALLQEGTQVPLQFQSTSGNSADFLLHTVRAEDSGNYSCVYYETTMSNRGSHLSKPIMIWVTDTFPKPWLFAEPSSVVPMGQNVTLWCQGPVHGVGYILHKERETTSVQLWGSTSNDGAFPITNISGANIGRYSCCYHPDWTSPIKIQPSNTLELIVTGLLPKPSLLAQPGPIVAPGENMTFQCQGELPDSTFVLLKEGTQQPLEQQSPSGYRADFWMPAVRGDDSGVYSCVYYLDSAPFAASNHSDFLEIWVTDKPPKPSLSAWPSTMFKLGKDITLQCRGPLPGVEFVLEHDGEEAPQQFSEDGDFVINNVEGKGIGNYSCSYRLQAYPDIWSEPSDALELVGAAGPAAQECTVGNIVRSSLIVVVVVALGVVLAIEWKKWPRLRTRDSETDGRDQTIALEECNQEGEPATNTSSPSSVSQGTSVELPVPV, encoded by the exons ATGACCCTGAACAGGCTGGGGGAGCGGGCTGCCATGCTGTGGACATTCACAGTCTTGCTCTTTTGCATTC GGCTGAGTCTGGGTATGACATCAATAG GTCTTTACAGGTGCTGCTACTGGAAGGAAACAGGCTGGTCAGAGCCCAGTAAAGTTTTAGAGTTGGAGGCACCAG GCCAGCTGCCCAAGCCCATCTTCTGGATCCAGGCTGAGACCTACCCTCTTACTGGATGTAATGTTAACATACTCTGCCATGGCTGGCTGCAGGATTTGGTATTCATGCTGTTCAAAGAGGGATATGCAGAGCCTGTGGATTACCAAATCCCAACTGGGACAGTGGCCATATTCTCCATCGCCAACATGACACCTGAGAGTGAAGGGGTTTACATCTGCCGCACTCATATCCAGATGCTCCCCACTCTGTGGTCAGAGCCCAGCAACCCCCTGAAGCTGATTGTGGCAG GACTCTATCCCAAACCAACTCTGACAGCATATCCTGGGCCCATTATGGCACCTGGAGAAAGCCTGAACCTCAGGTGTCAGGCACCAATCTACGGAATGACCTTTGCTCTAATAAGGCTTGAAGATTTGAAGAAATCCTTTTACCGCAAAAGGCCAATAAAAAATGAGGCATATTTCTTCTTCCGGGCTTTGAAAATCCATGATGCTGGACATTACCTCTGTTTTTACTATGATGAGTCATACAGGGGTTCACTCCTTAGTGATATCCTGAAAATCTGGGTGACCG ACACTTTCCCCAAGACCTGGCTACTTGCTCAGCCCAGTCCTGTGGTCCAGATGGGTCAGAACGTGAGCCTGTGGTGTCGAGGGCCAGTGGATGGAGTGGGGCTTGCACTCTATAAGAAAGGAGAAGACAAACCACTTCAGCTTTTGGATACCACCAGCATTGATGACAACGAGTCATTCTTCCTCAACAATGTGACCTACAGTGATGCTGGCATCTATAGTTGCCACTATCTCCTCTCCTGGAAGACCTCCATCAGGATGACATCACACAACACTGTGGAACTTGTGGTTGTAG ATAAGCCCCCCAAACCCTCCCTTTCAGCCTGGCCCAGCACCATGTTCAAGCTAAGAAAGGCCATTACCCTTCAGCACCGAGTACCCCATCCAGTACTTGAATTTTCTCTGGAATGGGAAGAAAGAGCAACATTCCAAAAATTCTTGGTAGATGGAGATTTCATCATCAGCAATGCTGAAGGAAAAGGCACAGAAACTTACAGTTGCAGCTATCGCATAGAGGCACACCCCAACATCTGGTCAGATCGCAGTGAGCCTCTGAAGCTGATGGGGCCAGCAG GCTTTCTCACCTGGAATTACATTCTGAATGAAGCTATCAGATTGTCCCTAATCATGCAGCTTGTTGCCTTGCTGTTGGTAGTGCTGTGGATAAGGTGGAAGTGTCGGAGACTCAGAATCAG AGAAGCCTGGTTGCTGGGAACAGCTCAAGGGGTCACCATGCTCTTCATAGTCACGGCCCTTCTCTGCTGTG GACTGTGCAATGGGGTATTGACAGAAGAGACTG AAATAATCATGCCAACCCCTAAGCCTGAGCTGTGGGCAGAGACCAACTTCCCTCTTGCCCCGTGGAAGAACTTAACCCTCTGGTGCAGAAGCCCTTCTGGCTCAACTAAGGAGTTTGTGTTGCTGAAGGACGGGACTGGGTGGATTGCAACTCGCCCGGCCTCCGAGCAGGTCCGGGCTGCCTTTCCCCTTGGCGCCCTAACCCAGAGCCATACCGGGAGTTACCACTGCCATTCATGGGAGGAGATGGCTGTGTCGGAGCCCAGTGAGGCACTTGAGCTGGTGGGGACAG ACATCCTCCCCAAACCTGTCATTTCTGCTTCCCCCCCAATTCGGGGCCAGAAACTGCAAATCCGGTGCAAAGGATGGCTGGCAGGCATGGAGTTCGTTCTGTATAAGGAGGGAGTGCAGGAACCTGTCCAGCAACTTCATGCCGTTGGGAGAGAAGCCTTCTTTACAATCCAAAGAATGGAGGATAAAGACGAAGGCAATTATAGCTGCCGTACTCATACTGAAAAGCGCCCCTTCAAGTGGTCTGAGCCCAGTGAGCCCATGGAGCTTGTCATAAAAG AAATGTACCCCAAGCCCTTTTTCAAGACATGGGCCAGCCCTGTGGTCACTCCTGGTGCCCGAGTGACTTTCAATTGCTCCACTCCCCAGCAGCACATGAGCTTTATTCTTTACAAAGATGGAAGTGAAATAGCATCCAGTGACAGGTCTTGGGCAAGTCCAGGGGCCAGTGCGGCTCACTTTCTGATCATTTCAGTGGGCACTGGTGATGGAGGGAATTATAGCTGCCGCTATTATGACTTCGCTATCTGGTCTGAGCCCAGCGACCCTGTGGAGCTCGTGGTGACAG AATTCTACCCCAAACCTACTCTTCTGGCACACCCGGGTCCTGTGGTGCTTCCTGGAAAGAATGTGACCCTGCGCTGCCAAGGGGCTTTCCAAGGCATGAGATTTGCCCTCTTGCAGGAGGGAACCCAGGTTCCCTTACAGTTCCAGAGCACCTCCGGGAATTCAGCTGACTTCCTCCTCCACACTGTTAGAGCAGAGGACTCTGGGAACTACAGTTGTGTTTACTACGAGACAACCATGTCAAATAGGGGATCACATCTCAGCAAGCCCATTATGATCTGGGTGACTG ACACATTTCCCAAGCCATGGTTGTTTGCTGAGCCCAGTTCTGTGGTTCCTATGGGGCAGAATGTTACTCTCTGGTGCCAAGGGCCAGTCCATGGAGTAGGATACATTCtgcacaaagaaagagaaaccacTTCAGTGCAGCTCTGGGGATCCACCAGTAATGATGGGGCATTCCCTATCACCAATATATCTGGTGCTAACATAGGGCGTTACAGCTGCTGCTACCACCCTGACTGGACCAGCCCTATCAAGATACAGCCTAGCAACACTCTGGAACTCATAGTCACAG GTTTGCTCCCCAAACCCAGCCTCTTAGCCCAGCCAGGTCCTATTGTGGCCCCTGGAGAAAATATGACTTTTCAATGCCAAGGGGAACTACCAGACTCAACATTTGTCCTGTTGAAGGAAGGCACTCAACAGCCTTTGGAACAACAGAGCCCAAGTGGGTACAGGGCTGACTTCTGGATGCCAGCAGTGAGAGGTGATGATTCTGGGGTCTATAGCTGTGTTTATTATTTGGACTCTGCTCCCTTTGCGGCTTCTAATCACAGTGACTTCCTGGAGATCTGGGTGACTG ATAAGCCCCCTAAGCCCTCGCTGTCAGCCTGGCCCAGCACCATGTTCAAGCTAGGCAAGGACATCACCCTTCAGTGCCGTGGCCCCCTGCCAGGTGTTGAATTTGTCCTGGAACATGATGGAGAAGAAGCACCTCAGCAGTTCTCAGAGGATGGGGACTTTGTCATCAACAATGTAGAAGGAAAAGGCATTGGCAACTACAGCTGCAGCTACCGCCTCCAGGCCTATCCTGATATCTGGTCAGAGCCTAGTGATGCCCTGGAACTGGTGGGGGCAGCAG GGCCTGCTGCCCAGGAGTGCACTGTGGGGAACATTGTCCGAAGTAGTCTGATTGTGGTGGTAGTTGTAGCTTTGGGGGTAGTGCTAGCCATAGAATGGAAGAAGTGGCCTCGACTCCGAACCAG GGACTCAGAGACAGATGGAAGAGACCAGACCATAGCCCTTGAAGAGTGTAACCAAGAAGGAGAACCAGCCACCAACACCAGCTCTCCCTCCTCCGTCTCTCAGGGAACCTCAGTGGAACTGCCAGTCCCAGTATAA